The sequence below is a genomic window from Streptosporangium lutulentum.
CCCTCGGCTCCGGCAGCGCGCCCGGAACGTCCGGACCCGGCGGCTCCGAGGCGACCGCGTCCATCTCGCCGGCCCTCCACGAGCAGACCTCCACCCTCCACAACCCGACGCTCCTCTCCGCTCTGCCCTCCCCCGGCGATTCGTCCCTCCCGGACGATCCCCCCTCACGTGAGCCGGCCCCGGGCACCGGCACAAGGCGTGACATCCCCCTCGCCTCCCCGTCGCCGACCGGCCCCACCGAACGCTCCGGTCTGCGCACCGGAGTGCTCGTGCCCCGCCCCATCGTGGCGCTGACCGGCGTCCTGCTCGTCGCCATGGCGGTCACCATCGGCATCCTGCTCCCCCAGACGCTCGGCGGCGCGGACGAGAACGACCCCGCCGCCGACGCGGCCGCTCCCGGGGCCAAGGGACTCTTCGCCGCCGCGCCCAGGGCGTGCAGCCTGCTCGACGACAAGCAGGCCGCCGAGGTCGTTCCGGGGTTCAAGAGCTCGGAGGTCGAGGTCTCCGAGTGCAACTGGCTCAACTCGCACGACTGGCGCAAGCCGAGCGTGGAGAAGTTCGACCTGCGCGTACGGCTGGTCGCCCAGAAGCAGGACGGCTCCGAGCTGGCGAGGGCCAAGGAGTATCTGTCCGGCAAGAAAAGCGACTTCGCGGAAAAGGTCGAGTTCACCACCCCGAAGCCCGCCCCGCCCAAGGACCTGAAGGGGATAGGCGAGGGGGCCTTCTCCTTCGGCAGCTACAACACGATCAATCTGTACGGAGGGTCCTACAAGGTGACCGTGGTCTTCCGGGTCAGCAACCTGGTCGCCGAGGTCGAGTACGAGCGGGGTGGCGTCAAGACGGACTCCAACGGCAGGATCGCGGCGAACGCGGAGAAGGTCGCCCGCTGGATCACCGAGTCCCTGAAAACCCATGGCTGACCCGTCACTCCCGGTGCTCGCGGGCCGATACCGCGCGCTCGAACGCCTCGGGGAGGGCGGGATGGGCGTGGTCTGGCAGGCTCGCGACGAGCTGCTCCACCGCGAGGTGGCGATCAAGGAGGTGCGGATCGACCCGCACCTGCCCGAGGCGCATCGCGTCGAGATGCGAGAGCGCACCCTCCGCGAGGCTCGCGCCGCCGCCCGGCTGAGCCATCCGTCCATCGTGGCCGTGCATGACGTCATCGCGCAGGACGGTCGCCCGTGGATCGTGATGGACCTGGTCAGGGGCCGGTCACTGGGCCAGGCGATGCGCGCGGACGGACCGCTCCCGCCCCGATGGGTGGCCGCGATCGGGCTGGCCGTGCTCGACGCGCTGGCCCTCGCGCACAGCCGGGGCATCGTGCACCGGGACGTGAAACCGGCCAACATCATGCTCGCCCAGGACGGCGGGGTGCTGCTGACCGACTTCGGCATCGCCACGCTTGAGGGCGAGGTCCAGCTCACCTCGCCGGACGCGCTGGTCGGCTCCCCCGGTTACATCGCCCCCGAACGGCTGCGCGGCACCGGCGACGGCCCGGCCGCCGACCTGTGGTCCCTGGGCGCCACCCTGTACGCGGCCGTCGAGGGCCGGGGCCCCTTCCAGCGGGACACCCCGGTGGCGACCCTCGGAGCGGTGCTCACCCAGGAGACCCCGTTCCCCTCCCGGGCGGCGACCCTGGCACCCGTGCTGCTCGCCGTACTGGCCAAGGACCCCAGACAGCGTCCCCGGGAGTCCTGGCTCCGCGCCGCCCTGCACCAGGTCGCCCAGGGGCTTCTCCCGGAGCCGCTGCCGACGACCGGGCCGCAGGAGGGAACGACCGCGCCGCACGCGCGGACCTCGCCACCGAGGCCACGCCGCACCGGGCTGATCGCCGGGGCCGCGCTGGCGGTGGTCGCGGCCGGGGCCGCCGGAGCCGTGCTTCTGTCGACCCTCGACGAGCCGGCGACGCCCACGGCCTCGCCGAGCGCCCCCGACCCCCGTGCCGGACGGTTCCCCACCGCTCCCGACCCGTGCACCCTGCTGACCAAGCCTCAGAGCCTGCTCGTGGTGCCGGACTCGTCCCCGATACTTATGGAGCCGGCCGACGGTGAACCGTACTGTTTCTGGGACAACGACAAGGCCGACAAGCGCACCCTCCGGATCGCCGTCGGTCACAAGGGCTCCGTACCGGGGAAGAGCGGCCCCGACGCGGCCCACACGTTCTTCATCGCCGAGCGCACCGCGATCGTCGCCGACGAGGGAACCGGCCTTCTCGGCTCGACCGGCCCGCTGAGGAACGTGGGCCGGGTCGGGGCGGAGTCGTTCTCCTACGACAGCGTCGCCCTGGACCAGGTCAACGCGATCATTCGTTTCCGGGTGAGCAACCTGCTGATCCAGGTCAACGTGTCGGAGAAGGGCGAACGGGCGAGCACCGAGCTACGCCGGCACGCCCTGCACGTCGCCCGTCAGGTCTCCGAGGAGCTGAACAGCCGTGACTGAGGACTCTCGCGTCACGCGAACCGCGACGGGACGACCGGCGGGGGCGAGCAGCCAGGCGGGGAGAGCACGACCGGCACGGGCGAGGCGACCGGTATGAGCGATTCCGGCCTCCTCGCCGGGCGGTACCGCATGCTGGAGCGCCGGGACCCCACCGGAACGAGCTGGCGCTCGCGTGACGAGCTGCTCCACCGCGACGTCACGATCTCCGAGGTACGGCTCCCGCCCCCGGGCCCGTACCGCGACCGGCTCCTCGGCCAGATCCGCGCCACGGCCGGTCTGCGGCATCCCGGCATCACCGCCCTCCACGACGTGGTCTCCACTCCCGACCGGATGTGGCTGGTCCTGGAGTCGGTCGAGGGCCGTTCACTGCTCCAGACGGTCCGCGCCGACGGCCCGTTCGCCCCGGAGCGCGCGGCCGAGATCGGCCTGCGCGTGCTGGACGCCCTGGCCGCCGCCCATGAGCGGGGCGTTCACCTCGCCGCCACCCCCGACGCCGTGCTGCTGACCCCCGGCGGCCGGGTCGTCCTGACCGGCATCGCCTCCCCCGTTCCCCCCGACGAGCTGCGCGACCTGGGCGTCACCCTGTTCGCCGCCGTCGAGGGCCGGATGCCGGACACCGGGCCCCACGCCGGTCTCCGCATGGCGGACGGAACCCCCCTGGCCGATCCCGTCACCGGATCGACCCGCTCGGGCCCGCTGACCCCGCTGCTGGACGAGCTGCTGGCCACAGAGCCCGTCCGCCACCCCGACGCCACCTCGGTCCGGCTGACGCTGGAGAGGATCGCTCCTCGCCCCGCCCGGCAGGGCCCCCGCCGCGGCCCCCTCGTCGTCGCCGCGGCCGTCACCGCCGTCCTGGTCCTGGGAGGCGCCACCTTCTGGCTCTGGCCCCGCTCAGCCGACCTCACGCTTCCGGCCATGGAGCCGACTCCAATGGCCGAGCCCGCATCGTTCCGTGCGATCCCGCGACCCTGCGGTCTGCTGTCGAAGGAGCAGCTGGAAAAGCTCTATCTCAAGACTGCCAACCCCTTCACCGAAACCTCCACCAAATGCGGCTGGGGAGCAGCTAACGATGGCCAGCCGGAGAATCTCAATCACCTGATCTCTTACGAGATCGCGATCTTTCCCACCCAGAATGACGAACCTGGAAGACAGAGGGCACACAAAGCCTTCACAGACCGTCTCGCGTCGGCGAGACTGTCCACCGGGACTGACACCGCGGGCGCTACCCGAACCCCGCCCGCCCCTGTCCGTGGAGTCGGTCAGGAGGCTTACACCGGAACGCTCGACACGAGCGAGGAACACGCCGTGGCGGTCGTCGTCCGGGTGAGTAATCTGCTGGTCTCGATTGAATATCAGCGTGGCGCGGGCCCGAACAGTTCGGGTCAGACGGAGAAAGGCGCGATCGACGCGGCGAAGTGGATCGCGGAAGCGCTGGCTCGCCAGAGGTGAGCAGACATCTCCTCGTCCAATAGAACAAGCTCACCGATGCTGATCACCGGGCTGTCTCCGCGGTTCCTTCTCCGGACAAAATGAAGCGGACCTCGTGGCGCCGGAGTGGCCGGACGCAGGCCGTGCACAGCAGGACGGGGTCGAACGCGGCGCCGCACGGCCTGTGGGTGATGGACAGGGCCGATCCCTCGGGGCCGGGAAGCTCGCCCTGGGCCCAGTCGACCAGGAAGGCGAAGACCTCGAAGAAGGCCAGGCCCTTGTCGGTGAGACCGTAGGAGCCGTCGGGGCGGGGGTCGAAGACGCCGAGCTCGACGAAGCGGCGCAGGCGGTCGGTGAGCACCGAGGGCGCGATGCCGAGCTCCGACTGGAAGTCGACGAAGCGGTGAGTGCCCAGGAAGGCCGCGGAGAGGATGCTCGTGCTCCAGCGGTCGCCGAGGATCTCCATCGAATCCGGGCAGTAGCCGATCAGATCGGACTCCGCGACGGGGTGGACCGTGCGGCGGTGGCGGCGGGACGGGCCGCTCCGGGAGAAGACGGCCCGCGGGCCGAACTCGGTCCGGGTGTCACGGGCGCTCATCGAGGCCAAACAGGAACCGCACCCGAGGTACGGGTTCGCGTCCTCGCCGCACAGGTCGTGGCGGAGCGGCTGCAGCTGCCTCCGGTTCGCCCAGACCCGCTCCCACGTGTGGATGGCCACCAGCAGCGCCCACAACCGCAGTCCCCGCCCGGTCAGCCGGTATTCGTAGCGGGTCCGGCCGTTCCGGTAGGCGGCCAGCTGGAAGATCCCGTGGCCGACCAGCTCCTTGAGCCTGGAGGCGAGCACCGACTCGGAGATGCCCAGCGCGTCCCGCCACGCGGCGAAGGTCCGGATCCGCAGGAGGAACGCCCGCTGCAGGATCAGCAGCACCCATCGATCCCCCAGGATCGCCAGCGCCTGCCCGATCGCACTGAGCTCGGCTCTCGCCGGCTCCTGCTCAGCGCCGTTCACAGCCTTTCCTCCCCATGGTCGCCGTGGTCGCCGGCGAAGCGCCAAACCAGCCAGTCCCGGTCGGCTTAGACAGCTTTCCTTACTCTTCCGTAAAACGATCACCGCGAAACGCCCATTGATGCGCTAACTTCTTTCCTCGCGGCCGTCGGCGTCTTCCGAAAACCCCCGGTGACAATGGGTGAATCGGACAGGCCGAATCCGTGCCCGCCGGATGTCCGCGCGCCGGCCCGAACCAAGATCATGGACCGGAGGTCCGCGGTCGCCCCGGGGACTCCGAGGGATCTCAACAGCGTCTTCCCTCAGGACGGACCGGCCTCGCGGCCGCCGGACGGCGTCACGCCCTCACGGCGACGATCGGATAATCACGATATATCTCGGCTGGAACCCTGGCGGTGGGCCCACACGTTGTACGGACGACGCACAATGAACAACAGATGGGGCGTCCGCCCCGCGTTCGGAGGATGTTGAGGATGTCGCCCATCCAGAAGTACGCGATCGGCGCCGGGGCCGTGGTGTTCCTGTCCTGGATCTTCCTGCCGGGTCTCGTGACCCTGCTGGTCGTCCTGGGCGTCATCGCCGCCCCGGTCATCGGATACATGATGCTCGACCCGTCCCAGCGCGAGCGGCTCAAGCGCGCTCGCAGGCGCGGCCTCGGCCGCTGAGCCGGCGCATGCCACACGCCCGTCCCTCACTCGGGGGGGCGGGCACCCGGCATGCCCTCACGAAGCCCGTAGCCCACGTCGAGGACGGGTGAGGCCCCAGATCAGATCGATCAGGGCCCGGGCCGCCCCGGAGCCGAACCGGTCAAGGGCTTCGGGCCGCCCGAAGGCCGGGCCGCGCAAAGGCCGGACCGCTCGAAGCCTGGGCCGCTCAAAGGCTGGGCCGTTCAGAGGCCCAGCCGGTCAGGCGACGCTCCGGTCAGGCCGGTGAGGCGGCGAGCTCGGTCTCCACGCGCCGGGTGACCTTCCGCTCGAACACGAACGACAGAAACGGCACGGTGCCCGCGAGCATCACGCCCACGATGTACTGCCACGACCAGCGGGACTTCATGCCCAGGTTCATCGTGGCCACCAGGTAGAGCATGTAGAGGAAGCCGTGGATCGGGGAAACGATCTTTGAGGGCTGGTCGATGCCGAAGCCGTACCTGAGCACGATGCAGGTGCACAGGACGAGCAGCATCGTGCCGACGATATACGCCAGGACGCGAAAGGGCTTGAGGGCGGATTCCACGGTCATCTACCTCGGTCTGGGAGTTCGGGCACGGTAACGATACGTCGGGGACTCACGCGGCGGCCGGTTCGGGCTTGCGATTCTGCTCGTCCGTACGGCCTTGCAGGGCGTCACGGACGAAGTGCCACCACATGAAGACCGCGAACAGCCCGAAGATCCACCACTGGGCGGCATAGGCGAGATTGCGCCAGGTGAACCCGCCGGGCTCTGTCGGGGCGGCCACGCTCACCGGCTTGACGGCGACGGCCGGAGCGGGGGACTGCCCGGTGGCCACCACATACCCGTTGCGCAGCTTCACGCCCCGCCACACGTTGATCAGTTCGCCCGACGACACGGTCATCACCTGCCCGGGAGGAAGCTGCCGGGGCCGGCTCACCACGGTGTCGAGGTTCTCCGAGGGCTGCAGCCGCCCGGTGACCGTCACCTTGCCCGACGGCACGGCGATGGCCGGATCGTCTGCCGTGGCCACCCACCCGCGCACGACGGGGATCGAGGTGCCGTCGCCGAGGTCGAGCGGGGCGAGCAGCCACAGACCGTTGTCGCGCTCGGCCACCAGGAGCTGCTTCGACGCGTCGAAGGTCCCCTCCGCCGTCACCTGACGGCTGACCGCGTCGGTCGTCATCTGCCTGCCGGGCACCGTGAGAGTGCCGACCGCCACCGGCGCGGGATCGAGCACCGCGTGAGGCTTACCGGAATCCTCGAAAACGCCGAGCTGCCAGCGGCCCAGCAGCCCGCACGCGACAAGCGCTCCTATCGCGATCAGGTGGAGCGCCACCACGCGCGGAGAGAAAAGGATCCGGAACATGACACCACGCTATCCGCCCTGCACCTCGGTCCTCTCCGCAGTACCGCACCTCAACCCTCCGCGAAGGCCTCACGGGGCATGAAGTATCCGCGAAAGTGTCACAAACTGGTGTTGAGAAGGCCCCTGATGTCGCTAAAGTCGACGCATGTCTGATCCTCAGATTGACCCAGCAGGTAACACCCAGGCGTTTCGTGCGTTCGCGCAGGGGAAGGAGGCGGAGGCCGTCCCCCAGAAGCGGTCGTACACCCTGCCGATAGTGGCGGTCGTCGCGGTGCTGGTCATCGTCGTCATCGCCGCGTACCTGCTGCTCTAACAGTCAAACAACCGACAGCGCCGACGGCACCGCCCTCGGCGCTTTTCGTGTTTCCCAGACCTGGCTTTTTGTGTTGCCCGGACCCGGCATGGAGTACGGCCTCCAGCGGATGACCGCTCCTGTCGTGCTCCCCCCGGCCCTCAAGGTTCCGGTCCGCACCGGCAGTGGTCGCCGCTGACCAGCGGATCCGCTGGTCAGCGGCGACGGCCCTACCTGCGCTCGCTCATCACCAGGGCGCTGCCGCCACCCCTCCTGACGGGTTCGGCCACCGCCTGGATCCTGCCGTGGCGAAGGAACTCGATGGCGGTGGCCGCACCGATCTCGGGGGTCGGCGCGAAACTGTGCCCCCTGAGCGTCAGCTCGGCCCCGTAGCGGTCGATGAAGCCCTGCTCGGCCTGGGTCTGGGCGGTGTTGCGCTGGCTGGCGCGAGGAGCGGCCAGCGCCTCGGGCAGGGACATGCCGAAGTCCCAGCGGTTGGCCAGGATCTGCAACACGGTCGTGATGATCGTGGCGCCACCGGGCGAACCCAGCGCGAGCAGCGGCTTGCCGTCCGCCAGGACGATCGTCGGGGCCATCGACGAGCGGGGCCGCTTACCGGGCGCGGGCAGGTTCGGGTCGCCGGGGGCGGGGCCGAAGGTGAAGTCGGTCAGCTCGTTGTTGAGCAGGAACCCCCGGCCGGGAACGACGATGCCGTTGCCGCCGGTCGACTCGATCGTGATGTTGTAGGCGACCACGTTGCCCCACCGGTCGGTCACGACCAGGTGGGTGGTCTCGGGGCCTTCGGCGGGCGTCTCGGTGGCCTTCACCGACGGCGCGGCCGGGCAGGGCCCGTACCTCCCGTCGGGGTCGCCCGGCGGGGCCGGGTTGGGCATCGCCCGCTCGCCGATCAGGCAGGAGCGCTCCTTGGCGAACCCGTCGGACAGCAGTTCCTTCAACGGCACCCCGGGGATGTCGCCGACGTACTTGCCCCGATCGGCGAAGGAGAGCCGGGACGCCTCCAGATACTCGTGCAGGCCGACCCTGGGCAGGGCTTCGAGGATGTTGAGCGCCTCGCCGACCGTCGAACCGCCCGAGGACGGGGGCGCCATGCCGTACACGTCCATGCCCTTGTAGGTCATCTTCGTGGGCGGCCGTTCGAGCGCGCGGTAGGCCCTCAGGTCGGACGCCTCCATCAGGCCCGGCCGCACCTTGCGGGTGGACCCGGGCGTGACCGGCGGAGTCTTCACCGTGGCCACGACCTCCGCGCCGAGAGACCCCTTGTACAGCCAGTCACCACCACGTTTGCCGAGCTGCCGGTAGGTCTCGGCCAGCTCGGGGTTGCGGAACGTGGACCCGACCGGCGGCGGGGCGCCACCGGGAAGGTAGAGCTTCGCGGTGGAGGTGAAGTCCTTGAACCGGGCGGCGTTGGAGGCGGTCTGGTCGTAGAAGGTCTGATCGATCTTGAACCCCTTCGAGGCGACCTCGATCGCGGGGTCGAGCGCCCTCTTCAACGAGAGCGTGCCGAACCTGCGCAGCGCCAGCTCCCACTGCGCCACACTGCCCGGCACTCCGGCGGACAGCCCGCTGGTCACGGCCTCCTCGAACGGGATGCCCTCCAAAGACGTCGGGCCCATCGCCCGCGGCGCCGTCTCACGGCCGTCGATCGTGTGGACCTTCTTGTTCCGCGCGTCGTAGTAGACGATGAACCCGCCCCCGGCCAACCCCGCAGAATAAGGTTCGGTCACACCGAGCGTGGCCGCCGCGGCGACCGCCGCGTCCATCGCGTTGCCGCCCTGGCGCAGCACGCCCAACGCGACCTTGCTCGCGTCCAGGTCGACGGTCGAAACCGCTCCGCCGTACCCTTCGGCGACGGGTTTCTTCTCCACCCCGGGTGGCGACGCCACCGCGGGTTGCACGAACAGGAAAGAGGTCCCGGCCAGGATTCCGGCAAGGGGAACGGCGATGCGATGAGTGATCATTAGGCCTCCCGCAGACAGCTTGACTCAGCCTGTCCGTCTTGTCAGCCCCTCTCTGACGATTCAGCCGCCTGACGTATCGACCGTTCCCCACGACCGGCGATGTAGTCTCCCCCGCCTCCCCCGTCTCCCCGGACGACGGCCGGGTCGATCCACCGGCATCCCGGCAAAAACCCTCGTACACCACCACCTCGAATGGGACACTCAACGTGTTCACCGGAACACGGAGGGGCATACGATCATGGTCATGACATCGCGACGGAGCCACGCGGTTCTGCGGCCTTCACCCGAGACCGAGTCCAAGCCCTTGCCGGGTACGGCGCGCGAGCTCTTCGACGCGCTTCCGCAGCTTCCCGGGCTGCGGACCGAAGTCATCGACGGGAGATTGATATTGACATCCTCCTCTGCCTGAAGGCAGAAGATTCCAACGGCACCTACCCCACCAGGAGAAGATCACGTT
It includes:
- a CDS encoding serine/threonine-protein kinase, with translation MADPSLPVLAGRYRALERLGEGGMGVVWQARDELLHREVAIKEVRIDPHLPEAHRVEMRERTLREARAAARLSHPSIVAVHDVIAQDGRPWIVMDLVRGRSLGQAMRADGPLPPRWVAAIGLAVLDALALAHSRGIVHRDVKPANIMLAQDGGVLLTDFGIATLEGEVQLTSPDALVGSPGYIAPERLRGTGDGPAADLWSLGATLYAAVEGRGPFQRDTPVATLGAVLTQETPFPSRAATLAPVLLAVLAKDPRQRPRESWLRAALHQVAQGLLPEPLPTTGPQEGTTAPHARTSPPRPRRTGLIAGAALAVVAAGAAGAVLLSTLDEPATPTASPSAPDPRAGRFPTAPDPCTLLTKPQSLLVVPDSSPILMEPADGEPYCFWDNDKADKRTLRIAVGHKGSVPGKSGPDAAHTFFIAERTAIVADEGTGLLGSTGPLRNVGRVGAESFSYDSVALDQVNAIIRFRVSNLLIQVNVSEKGERASTELRRHALHVARQVSEELNSRD
- a CDS encoding serine/threonine-protein kinase, with protein sequence MSDSGLLAGRYRMLERRDPTGTSWRSRDELLHRDVTISEVRLPPPGPYRDRLLGQIRATAGLRHPGITALHDVVSTPDRMWLVLESVEGRSLLQTVRADGPFAPERAAEIGLRVLDALAAAHERGVHLAATPDAVLLTPGGRVVLTGIASPVPPDELRDLGVTLFAAVEGRMPDTGPHAGLRMADGTPLADPVTGSTRSGPLTPLLDELLATEPVRHPDATSVRLTLERIAPRPARQGPRRGPLVVAAAVTAVLVLGGATFWLWPRSADLTLPAMEPTPMAEPASFRAIPRPCGLLSKEQLEKLYLKTANPFTETSTKCGWGAANDGQPENLNHLISYEIAIFPTQNDEPGRQRAHKAFTDRLASARLSTGTDTAGATRTPPAPVRGVGQEAYTGTLDTSEEHAVAVVVRVSNLLVSIEYQRGAGPNSSGQTEKGAIDAAKWIAEALARQR
- a CDS encoding winged helix-turn-helix transcriptional regulator, whose translation is MNGAEQEPARAELSAIGQALAILGDRWVLLILQRAFLLRIRTFAAWRDALGISESVLASRLKELVGHGIFQLAAYRNGRTRYEYRLTGRGLRLWALLVAIHTWERVWANRRQLQPLRHDLCGEDANPYLGCGSCLASMSARDTRTEFGPRAVFSRSGPSRRHRRTVHPVAESDLIGYCPDSMEILGDRWSTSILSAAFLGTHRFVDFQSELGIAPSVLTDRLRRFVELGVFDPRPDGSYGLTDKGLAFFEVFAFLVDWAQGELPGPEGSALSITHRPCGAAFDPVLLCTACVRPLRRHEVRFILSGEGTAETAR
- a CDS encoding DUF3817 domain-containing protein, giving the protein MTVESALKPFRVLAYIVGTMLLVLCTCIVLRYGFGIDQPSKIVSPIHGFLYMLYLVATMNLGMKSRWSWQYIVGVMLAGTVPFLSFVFERKVTRRVETELAASPA
- a CDS encoding SURF1 family protein, with amino-acid sequence MFRILFSPRVVALHLIAIGALVACGLLGRWQLGVFEDSGKPHAVLDPAPVAVGTLTVPGRQMTTDAVSRQVTAEGTFDASKQLLVAERDNGLWLLAPLDLGDGTSIPVVRGWVATADDPAIAVPSGKVTVTGRLQPSENLDTVVSRPRQLPPGQVMTVSSGELINVWRGVKLRNGYVVATGQSPAPAVAVKPVSVAAPTEPGGFTWRNLAYAAQWWIFGLFAVFMWWHFVRDALQGRTDEQNRKPEPAAA
- a CDS encoding gamma-glutamyltransferase family protein produces the protein MITHRIAVPLAGILAGTSFLFVQPAVASPPGVEKKPVAEGYGGAVSTVDLDASKVALGVLRQGGNAMDAAVAAAATLGVTEPYSAGLAGGGFIVYYDARNKKVHTIDGRETAPRAMGPTSLEGIPFEEAVTSGLSAGVPGSVAQWELALRRFGTLSLKRALDPAIEVASKGFKIDQTFYDQTASNAARFKDFTSTAKLYLPGGAPPPVGSTFRNPELAETYRQLGKRGGDWLYKGSLGAEVVATVKTPPVTPGSTRKVRPGLMEASDLRAYRALERPPTKMTYKGMDVYGMAPPSSGGSTVGEALNILEALPRVGLHEYLEASRLSFADRGKYVGDIPGVPLKELLSDGFAKERSCLIGERAMPNPAPPGDPDGRYGPCPAAPSVKATETPAEGPETTHLVVTDRWGNVVAYNITIESTGGNGIVVPGRGFLLNNELTDFTFGPAPGDPNLPAPGKRPRSSMAPTIVLADGKPLLALGSPGGATIITTVLQILANRWDFGMSLPEALAAPRASQRNTAQTQAEQGFIDRYGAELTLRGHSFAPTPEIGAATAIEFLRHGRIQAVAEPVRRGGGSALVMSERR